From Quercus robur chromosome 8, dhQueRobu3.1, whole genome shotgun sequence:
CAAAAGACGAGAAGCTAGTACTGCCTAGAacccatattttattttaggagagAAGCTGGTATTGCCTAGAACccgtattttattttaggagtctATTATTTTCGTAGATCTCCATCACTGTATTTTGGGTATAGTTAACGAGTGATAAGGTGTATTGGAGATGAGAACCCATGATTTGATCTGCTAGCTCCCCTTTTTCTTATAATAAAGTAAGGCTATAAAGCCCTTCCTTTAGTTGGTTTTGGCTTGACTCGAGATAGTTTGACATCTAATTAATGCAACAATTTTAAATGggatatttttcatttaaatattatttattaatttttataatctaatttaTCAAAGACTCcattacaatttcatttaataaCAGAACCACCTATCAATCTTAAGTTGTTAAAAGGAAGACAAATTCACTATAGAATTTGATAAACTAATACTAATAAAATCaagattaattttatataaaaaaaattaaatatcatgggtacaaaaataatacattaaatttaaaaaaatcatattatgttaaattttcTAGCATGAGTTACCAATCAGTATTGTTATATAATAAACATTTTGTAGCTCAATTAACaacttttagtatttttaattaaaaaaaaaattatgttgttATATTAACCTAACCAATTTGACGGCAATTAAAGTTTCTGTGGAACTCGGTCTTACTTGAAAACAACCAATTAAGTTTAAGCTTCTTTTCCTACATAAAAACAGAATCTCAGTTTTCTTATATtctcattttatatatagagtttGGCTTACttccaatacttttttaactggagaTCTCATTTTGTTTGAAATACACAATAACAAGGGGTAGTAGGCTTTAATCAccactttttatttagttagtgagtgatgtgacaatttctcattaaaataaaaggagatttcagttaaaaaagtactggagtTAAGCCaaacccttatatatatatatatatatatatatttatttatttatatgtatgtatgtatagtaGGTGCTacagaagaaaaacaaacacaaaacgaTTCTAACAGTTTAATCACATCAGCAAAATAGCTTTGAAGAGGTATGTTGggacttctttctttttctttttcttttttaagcaTTTTAATTCCACGATGTAagtgttcttttttttagttttgcaaTATATATCTTTTGTTGCTAACTTTGCTAatggagcaaaaaaaaaaaaaaaaaaagctctcaGTTTTTTAATATGGATAAGGGGTTGTAGAACATGTATGTTTCATGTTTGAGTATCTGAATTAATGAAACTTGTGCTCaagaatataaattaatttttccttgaagtgtaaataatataatatttcttGTCTGACCAGGGATTACAATTTGCTATCCATCACataaattttcataattctTGCACGTCATTGGCTCCAATTTCTTGTCCTAGCCTCCCAGAAGAGTTGCTGGAATTAATCTTACAGCGGGTAACAGACATTGTTGATCTTTACCAGTGTAGCAACGTTTGTCATTCATGGCGGTCCATTGCTAGGAAACAATCAGCTTTGTTACCTCCACAGTTGCTTGTCCTCAGAAATCCAAACAATGTTATAGACAAGATACAGATGATTAATATGTTCATTGGTAGCTCCAGTGTGTGCAAAATTCCAGAGTTCAACACTCGTGATGGTGTTCGATACATGCCCATGATTGTCGAGTCCTCACATGGTTGGCTAGTAATGAATTACAACACATCCAAGAGTAGGAAAGTCGAGGGTCACCTTAACTATATCTGTCTCTATAATCCATTGTCAAGGGAAGAGATTTGGCTCCCTCCTCTGCTACTTAATTCGGAAAACCCCAAGTTCGTTTTATCATCTAAACCAACAAATCCAAGTTGCATTGTTTTAGCTCTTCATGAGAAAAAGTTGGTGTTTTGGAGATTCGGAAATAAGAAGTGGACATTTTTGAAGAATGTTGAGTATTGGATTAATGATATCATATGCTACAAAGATGAATTCCATGCACTTCAAATGAAGGGAAACCCCCCTTACCCTGAAGTTCCATACTTGTTACAAGTTAAATTCAGTCCTAAATGCCATGTCAAAAGCATTCCTACTAAGTCGAATAGGtcattttattttgcat
This genomic window contains:
- the LOC126695800 gene encoding F-box protein At2g26160-like, producing MSQIVFSGSFSSEGGLEWAEDGCYFVTEILIKHHDSRSSWDFTCCCLPEELLELILQRVTDIVDLYQCSNVCHSWRSIARKQSALLPPQLLVLRNPNNVIDKIQMINMFIGSSSVCKIPEFNTRDGVRYMPMIVESSHGWLVMNYNTSKSRKVEGHLNYICLYNPLSREEIWLPPLLLNSENPKFVLSSKPTNPSCIVLALHEKKLVFWRFGNKKWTFLKNVEYWINDIICYKDEFHALQMKGNPPYPEVPYLLQVKFSPKCHVKSIPTKSNRSFYFAFNYLVESLCGNLWMVCTVLGNLGTSTLKFQVYKLHWKMMKWEKIKSLGDQAIVLACNDSVCVQADESTVYKKNCIYFTDDLCNGRGPSKEFGTYDLENETMNHLPFLNHDNPCYRWFKLDIWYND